The following are from one region of the Trichoplusia ni isolate ovarian cell line Hi5 chromosome 1, tn1, whole genome shotgun sequence genome:
- the LOC113492751 gene encoding V-type proton ATPase subunit H isoform X4, whose translation MDPKSKDTEDTFNPRAVYIREDMIAATSVLQIRASDIRQTQINWQSYLQSQMITQRDHDFIVNLDQRGQKELPDKQPELCADVFLNLITHISKDNTIQYLLVLIDDILSEDKARVKIFRERSAGNAWQPFLNLLNRQDEFVQHMTARIIAKLACWHPQLMEKSDLHFYLSWLKDQLKMNHNDYIQSVARCLQMMLRLDEYRFAFLSVDGISTLLSILASRVNFQVQYQLVFCLWVLTFNPLLAEKMNKFNAIPILADILSDSVKEKVTRIVLAVFRNLIEKPEDQQVAKEHCIAMVQCKVLKQLSILEQKRSDDEDIMNDVEFLNERLQASVQDLSSFDQYATEVKSGRLEWSPVHKSAKFWRENAARLNERGQELLRTLVHLLERSQDPIVLAVACYDIGEYVRHYPRGKHIIEQLGGKQRVMYLLSHDDPNVRYEALLAVQKLMVHNWEYLGKQLEKEQIDKQAGTVVGAKA comes from the exons CGAGAGCTGTGTATATCAGAGAAG ATATGATTGCTGCCACCAGCGTCTTGCAAATCCGAGCCAGTGATATCCGCCAAACTCAGATCAACTGGCAGTCTTATCTGCA GTCACAGATGATCACGCAGCGTGACCATGACTTCATTGTGAATTTGGATCAGCGTGGCCAAAAAGAGTTGCCTGACAAGCAGCCCGAGCTTTGTGCTGATGTGTTTCTTAACTTGATCACTCACATCAGCAAGGACAACACTATCCAGTATCTGCTTGTTCTGATTGATGACATCCTCTCT gAAGACAAAGCCAGAGTGAAGATCTTCCGTGAGAGGTCTGCAGGAAATGCTTGGCAGCCATTCCTCAACCTGCTGAACCGTCAAGATGAGTTTGTTCAGCATATGACTGCTCGTATCATTGCCAAGCTCGCCTGCTGGCACCCTCAGCTGATGGAGAAGAGTGACCTTCACTTCTACCTCTCCTGGCTCAAGGATCAACTTAAAATGAAC CACAATGACTACATCCAATCTGTTGCCCGCTGTCTGCAAATGATGCTCCGTCTGGACGAATACCGCTTCGCGTTCCTGTCTGTTGACGGCATCTCCACTTTGCTGTCTATCCTGGCCTCCAGGGTCAACTTCCAG GTGCAATACCAGCTGGTGTTCTGTCTGTGGGTGCTGACATTCAACCCACTGTTAGCCGAGAAGATGAACAAGTTCAACGCCATACCCATCCTGGCTGACATCCTTAGCGACTCCGTCAAGGAGAAGGTTACTCGCATCGTCCTCGCTGTCTTCAGGAACCTCATTGAGAAGCCAGAAGACCAACAG GTGGCAAAGGAACACTGCATTGCTATGGTCCAATGCAAAGTATTGAAGCAGCTCTCCATCTTGGAGCAGAAGCGCTCTGACGATGAAGACATTATGAATGACGTTGAATTCCTTAACGAACGCCTCCAAGCCTCGGTACAAGACCTCAGTTCTTTCGATCAATACGCTACTGAAGTTAAGAGCGGCCG TTTGGAATGGTCCCCCGTGCACAAGTCGGCGAAGTTCTGGCGCGAGAACGCGGCGCGGCTCAACGAGCGCGGCCAGGAGCTGCTGCGCACGCTCGTGCACCTGCTGGAGCGCAGCCAGGACCCCATCGTGCTCGCCGTCGCCTGCTACGACATCGGGGAGTACGTGCGCCACTACCCGCGCGGCAAGCA TATTATTGAGCAGTTGGGCGGAAAGCAGCGCGTTATGTACCTGCTGAGCCACGATGACCCCAACGTAAGATACGAGGCCCTATTAGCCGTGCAGAAACTCATGGTTCACAACTG GGAATACCTTGGAAAGCAACTGGAGAAAGAACAAATCGACAAGCAGGCTGGCACTGTAGTTGGAGCTAAGGCttaa
- the LOC113492751 gene encoding V-type proton ATPase subunit H isoform X1, which translates to MANFGDENVSQLMPSLGDEKIDMIAATSVLQIRASDIRQTQINWQSYLQSQMITQRDHDFIVNLDQRGQKELPDKQPELCADVFLNLITHISKDNTIQYLLVLIDDILSEDKARVKIFRERSAGNAWQPFLNLLNRQDEFVQHMTARIIAKLACWHPQLMEKSDLHFYLSWLKDQLKMNAEKMSAELEHAEQVMLLHEKQHFAADKPQKHHHHKDKDHSDAGPEKYSSLYSSFDELKPLDHLPPGLHKHNDYIQSVARCLQMMLRLDEYRFAFLSVDGISTLLSILASRVNFQVQYQLVFCLWVLTFNPLLAEKMNKFNAIPILADILSDSVKEKVTRIVLAVFRNLIEKPEDQQVAKEHCIAMVQCKVLKQLSILEQKRSDDEDIMNDVEFLNERLQASVQDLSSFDQYATEVKSGRLEWSPVHKSAKFWRENAARLNERGQELLRTLVHLLERSQDPIVLAVACYDIGEYVRHYPRGKHIIEQLGGKQRVMYLLSHDDPNVRYEALLAVQKLMVHNWEYLGKQLEKEQIDKQAGTVVGAKA; encoded by the exons ATGGCTAACTTTGGGGATGAAAATGTTAGTCAGCTTATGCCGTCGCTAGGTGATGAAAAAATCG ATATGATTGCTGCCACCAGCGTCTTGCAAATCCGAGCCAGTGATATCCGCCAAACTCAGATCAACTGGCAGTCTTATCTGCA GTCACAGATGATCACGCAGCGTGACCATGACTTCATTGTGAATTTGGATCAGCGTGGCCAAAAAGAGTTGCCTGACAAGCAGCCCGAGCTTTGTGCTGATGTGTTTCTTAACTTGATCACTCACATCAGCAAGGACAACACTATCCAGTATCTGCTTGTTCTGATTGATGACATCCTCTCT gAAGACAAAGCCAGAGTGAAGATCTTCCGTGAGAGGTCTGCAGGAAATGCTTGGCAGCCATTCCTCAACCTGCTGAACCGTCAAGATGAGTTTGTTCAGCATATGACTGCTCGTATCATTGCCAAGCTCGCCTGCTGGCACCCTCAGCTGATGGAGAAGAGTGACCTTCACTTCTACCTCTCCTGGCTCAAGGATCAACTTAAAATGAAC GCGGAGAAAATGTCTGCCGAGTTAGAGCATGCCGAGCAGGTTATGTTGCTGCACGAGAAACAGCATTTCGCCGCCGATAAACCTCAGAAACATCACCATCACAAGGATAAAGACCATTCTGACGCTGGCCCAGAGAAGTACTCGAGCCTTTACAGCTCTTTTGATGAGCTGAAGCCGCTCGACCACTTGCCGCCTGGCCTGCACAAG CACAATGACTACATCCAATCTGTTGCCCGCTGTCTGCAAATGATGCTCCGTCTGGACGAATACCGCTTCGCGTTCCTGTCTGTTGACGGCATCTCCACTTTGCTGTCTATCCTGGCCTCCAGGGTCAACTTCCAG GTGCAATACCAGCTGGTGTTCTGTCTGTGGGTGCTGACATTCAACCCACTGTTAGCCGAGAAGATGAACAAGTTCAACGCCATACCCATCCTGGCTGACATCCTTAGCGACTCCGTCAAGGAGAAGGTTACTCGCATCGTCCTCGCTGTCTTCAGGAACCTCATTGAGAAGCCAGAAGACCAACAG GTGGCAAAGGAACACTGCATTGCTATGGTCCAATGCAAAGTATTGAAGCAGCTCTCCATCTTGGAGCAGAAGCGCTCTGACGATGAAGACATTATGAATGACGTTGAATTCCTTAACGAACGCCTCCAAGCCTCGGTACAAGACCTCAGTTCTTTCGATCAATACGCTACTGAAGTTAAGAGCGGCCG TTTGGAATGGTCCCCCGTGCACAAGTCGGCGAAGTTCTGGCGCGAGAACGCGGCGCGGCTCAACGAGCGCGGCCAGGAGCTGCTGCGCACGCTCGTGCACCTGCTGGAGCGCAGCCAGGACCCCATCGTGCTCGCCGTCGCCTGCTACGACATCGGGGAGTACGTGCGCCACTACCCGCGCGGCAAGCA TATTATTGAGCAGTTGGGCGGAAAGCAGCGCGTTATGTACCTGCTGAGCCACGATGACCCCAACGTAAGATACGAGGCCCTATTAGCCGTGCAGAAACTCATGGTTCACAACTG GGAATACCTTGGAAAGCAACTGGAGAAAGAACAAATCGACAAGCAGGCTGGCACTGTAGTTGGAGCTAAGGCttaa
- the LOC113492751 gene encoding V-type proton ATPase subunit H isoform X3 has translation MANFGDENVSQLMPSLGDEKIDMIAATSVLQIRASDIRQTQINWQSYLQSQMITQRDHDFIVNLDQRGQKELPDKQPELCADVFLNLITHISKDNTIQYLLVLIDDILSEDKARVKIFRERSAGNAWQPFLNLLNRQDEFVQHMTARIIAKLACWHPQLMEKSDLHFYLSWLKDQLKMNHNDYIQSVARCLQMMLRLDEYRFAFLSVDGISTLLSILASRVNFQVQYQLVFCLWVLTFNPLLAEKMNKFNAIPILADILSDSVKEKVTRIVLAVFRNLIEKPEDQQVAKEHCIAMVQCKVLKQLSILEQKRSDDEDIMNDVEFLNERLQASVQDLSSFDQYATEVKSGRLEWSPVHKSAKFWRENAARLNERGQELLRTLVHLLERSQDPIVLAVACYDIGEYVRHYPRGKHIIEQLGGKQRVMYLLSHDDPNVRYEALLAVQKLMVHNWEYLGKQLEKEQIDKQAGTVVGAKA, from the exons ATGGCTAACTTTGGGGATGAAAATGTTAGTCAGCTTATGCCGTCGCTAGGTGATGAAAAAATCG ATATGATTGCTGCCACCAGCGTCTTGCAAATCCGAGCCAGTGATATCCGCCAAACTCAGATCAACTGGCAGTCTTATCTGCA GTCACAGATGATCACGCAGCGTGACCATGACTTCATTGTGAATTTGGATCAGCGTGGCCAAAAAGAGTTGCCTGACAAGCAGCCCGAGCTTTGTGCTGATGTGTTTCTTAACTTGATCACTCACATCAGCAAGGACAACACTATCCAGTATCTGCTTGTTCTGATTGATGACATCCTCTCT gAAGACAAAGCCAGAGTGAAGATCTTCCGTGAGAGGTCTGCAGGAAATGCTTGGCAGCCATTCCTCAACCTGCTGAACCGTCAAGATGAGTTTGTTCAGCATATGACTGCTCGTATCATTGCCAAGCTCGCCTGCTGGCACCCTCAGCTGATGGAGAAGAGTGACCTTCACTTCTACCTCTCCTGGCTCAAGGATCAACTTAAAATGAAC CACAATGACTACATCCAATCTGTTGCCCGCTGTCTGCAAATGATGCTCCGTCTGGACGAATACCGCTTCGCGTTCCTGTCTGTTGACGGCATCTCCACTTTGCTGTCTATCCTGGCCTCCAGGGTCAACTTCCAG GTGCAATACCAGCTGGTGTTCTGTCTGTGGGTGCTGACATTCAACCCACTGTTAGCCGAGAAGATGAACAAGTTCAACGCCATACCCATCCTGGCTGACATCCTTAGCGACTCCGTCAAGGAGAAGGTTACTCGCATCGTCCTCGCTGTCTTCAGGAACCTCATTGAGAAGCCAGAAGACCAACAG GTGGCAAAGGAACACTGCATTGCTATGGTCCAATGCAAAGTATTGAAGCAGCTCTCCATCTTGGAGCAGAAGCGCTCTGACGATGAAGACATTATGAATGACGTTGAATTCCTTAACGAACGCCTCCAAGCCTCGGTACAAGACCTCAGTTCTTTCGATCAATACGCTACTGAAGTTAAGAGCGGCCG TTTGGAATGGTCCCCCGTGCACAAGTCGGCGAAGTTCTGGCGCGAGAACGCGGCGCGGCTCAACGAGCGCGGCCAGGAGCTGCTGCGCACGCTCGTGCACCTGCTGGAGCGCAGCCAGGACCCCATCGTGCTCGCCGTCGCCTGCTACGACATCGGGGAGTACGTGCGCCACTACCCGCGCGGCAAGCA TATTATTGAGCAGTTGGGCGGAAAGCAGCGCGTTATGTACCTGCTGAGCCACGATGACCCCAACGTAAGATACGAGGCCCTATTAGCCGTGCAGAAACTCATGGTTCACAACTG GGAATACCTTGGAAAGCAACTGGAGAAAGAACAAATCGACAAGCAGGCTGGCACTGTAGTTGGAGCTAAGGCttaa
- the LOC113492751 gene encoding V-type proton ATPase subunit H isoform X2: MDPKSKDTEDTFNPRAVYIREDMIAATSVLQIRASDIRQTQINWQSYLQSQMITQRDHDFIVNLDQRGQKELPDKQPELCADVFLNLITHISKDNTIQYLLVLIDDILSEDKARVKIFRERSAGNAWQPFLNLLNRQDEFVQHMTARIIAKLACWHPQLMEKSDLHFYLSWLKDQLKMNAEKMSAELEHAEQVMLLHEKQHFAADKPQKHHHHKDKDHSDAGPEKYSSLYSSFDELKPLDHLPPGLHKHNDYIQSVARCLQMMLRLDEYRFAFLSVDGISTLLSILASRVNFQVQYQLVFCLWVLTFNPLLAEKMNKFNAIPILADILSDSVKEKVTRIVLAVFRNLIEKPEDQQVAKEHCIAMVQCKVLKQLSILEQKRSDDEDIMNDVEFLNERLQASVQDLSSFDQYATEVKSGRLEWSPVHKSAKFWRENAARLNERGQELLRTLVHLLERSQDPIVLAVACYDIGEYVRHYPRGKHIIEQLGGKQRVMYLLSHDDPNVRYEALLAVQKLMVHNWEYLGKQLEKEQIDKQAGTVVGAKA; encoded by the exons CGAGAGCTGTGTATATCAGAGAAG ATATGATTGCTGCCACCAGCGTCTTGCAAATCCGAGCCAGTGATATCCGCCAAACTCAGATCAACTGGCAGTCTTATCTGCA GTCACAGATGATCACGCAGCGTGACCATGACTTCATTGTGAATTTGGATCAGCGTGGCCAAAAAGAGTTGCCTGACAAGCAGCCCGAGCTTTGTGCTGATGTGTTTCTTAACTTGATCACTCACATCAGCAAGGACAACACTATCCAGTATCTGCTTGTTCTGATTGATGACATCCTCTCT gAAGACAAAGCCAGAGTGAAGATCTTCCGTGAGAGGTCTGCAGGAAATGCTTGGCAGCCATTCCTCAACCTGCTGAACCGTCAAGATGAGTTTGTTCAGCATATGACTGCTCGTATCATTGCCAAGCTCGCCTGCTGGCACCCTCAGCTGATGGAGAAGAGTGACCTTCACTTCTACCTCTCCTGGCTCAAGGATCAACTTAAAATGAAC GCGGAGAAAATGTCTGCCGAGTTAGAGCATGCCGAGCAGGTTATGTTGCTGCACGAGAAACAGCATTTCGCCGCCGATAAACCTCAGAAACATCACCATCACAAGGATAAAGACCATTCTGACGCTGGCCCAGAGAAGTACTCGAGCCTTTACAGCTCTTTTGATGAGCTGAAGCCGCTCGACCACTTGCCGCCTGGCCTGCACAAG CACAATGACTACATCCAATCTGTTGCCCGCTGTCTGCAAATGATGCTCCGTCTGGACGAATACCGCTTCGCGTTCCTGTCTGTTGACGGCATCTCCACTTTGCTGTCTATCCTGGCCTCCAGGGTCAACTTCCAG GTGCAATACCAGCTGGTGTTCTGTCTGTGGGTGCTGACATTCAACCCACTGTTAGCCGAGAAGATGAACAAGTTCAACGCCATACCCATCCTGGCTGACATCCTTAGCGACTCCGTCAAGGAGAAGGTTACTCGCATCGTCCTCGCTGTCTTCAGGAACCTCATTGAGAAGCCAGAAGACCAACAG GTGGCAAAGGAACACTGCATTGCTATGGTCCAATGCAAAGTATTGAAGCAGCTCTCCATCTTGGAGCAGAAGCGCTCTGACGATGAAGACATTATGAATGACGTTGAATTCCTTAACGAACGCCTCCAAGCCTCGGTACAAGACCTCAGTTCTTTCGATCAATACGCTACTGAAGTTAAGAGCGGCCG TTTGGAATGGTCCCCCGTGCACAAGTCGGCGAAGTTCTGGCGCGAGAACGCGGCGCGGCTCAACGAGCGCGGCCAGGAGCTGCTGCGCACGCTCGTGCACCTGCTGGAGCGCAGCCAGGACCCCATCGTGCTCGCCGTCGCCTGCTACGACATCGGGGAGTACGTGCGCCACTACCCGCGCGGCAAGCA TATTATTGAGCAGTTGGGCGGAAAGCAGCGCGTTATGTACCTGCTGAGCCACGATGACCCCAACGTAAGATACGAGGCCCTATTAGCCGTGCAGAAACTCATGGTTCACAACTG GGAATACCTTGGAAAGCAACTGGAGAAAGAACAAATCGACAAGCAGGCTGGCACTGTAGTTGGAGCTAAGGCttaa